A section of the Rummeliibacillus pycnus genome encodes:
- a CDS encoding MerR family transcriptional regulator has product MHIGEFVEMIQTSKDTVRYYEELNLIDPIRNGDKRDYTEKDIQDFHIIKEMQAIGLTIREIQIIFHLKRSAGFQSPSLLQDIQDKLYTSIKKIEQAERELAIRRMKTYRLLSYLDSLHKNG; this is encoded by the coding sequence ATGCATATAGGAGAATTTGTGGAAATGATTCAGACTTCAAAGGATACAGTCAGGTATTATGAAGAGCTCAACCTAATAGATCCAATACGAAATGGTGACAAACGAGATTATACAGAAAAAGATATTCAAGACTTTCATATCATTAAGGAAATGCAAGCAATTGGGCTTACAATTAGAGAGATACAGATCATATTTCACTTAAAACGTTCTGCTGGATTTCAATCGCCCTCTTTACTCCAAGATATTCAAGATAAACTGTATACATCCATAAAGAAAATTGAACAAGCAGAAAGAGAATTGGCTATACGTAGAATGAAAACATACCGTCTATTATCTTATCTAGATAGTTTACATAAAAATGGCTAA
- a CDS encoding ferritin family protein, translating to MFNGQMQCPILNDLQKAMDGEHGAICCYEVLANQAPNPKIKKRILEIREDEIRHYQMFSHIYFCLTGQYYQPKNPAPCPKTFREGINHAFHDEQETVDFYHGMARKIQDPWISHAFSDAASDEQNHAVWFLYFMMNCHK from the coding sequence ATGTTTAATGGACAAATGCAGTGCCCTATATTGAATGATTTACAAAAAGCAATGGATGGAGAACATGGAGCAATTTGTTGTTATGAGGTACTGGCTAATCAGGCACCTAACCCTAAAATTAAAAAACGAATTTTAGAGATAAGAGAAGATGAAATTAGACATTATCAAATGTTCTCACACATTTATTTTTGTTTAACAGGACAGTATTATCAACCTAAAAACCCAGCTCCATGTCCTAAAACTTTTAGAGAAGGGATCAATCATGCATTTCATGACGAACAAGAAACAGTCGATTTTTATCATGGAATGGCAAGAAAAATACAGGATCCTTGGATTAGTCATGCATTCTCTGATGCAGCTTCGGATGAACAAAATCATGCTGTATGGTTCTTGTATTTTATGATGAACTGTCACAAATAA
- a CDS encoding phage holin, producing the protein MSKILRNIVEWRNTLTADKLKQIVALFGGLLSAILLFLRSIGVTFDWFSQESINAFNQVLLNGIPFVLVIYGVWKNSYIVTKKAKEQEKLLKEKGLK; encoded by the coding sequence GTGTCAAAAATTTTAAGAAATATTGTTGAATGGAGGAATACTTTGACGGCGGATAAGTTAAAACAAATTGTCGCATTGTTTGGGGGATTACTATCTGCAATATTACTATTTCTACGATCAATAGGTGTTACTTTTGATTGGTTTTCTCAAGAATCCATTAATGCATTTAATCAAGTGTTACTCAATGGAATCCCTTTTGTTCTAGTCATTTATGGTGTTTGGAAAAATAGTTATATTGTTACAAAGAAAGCAAAGGAACAAGAAAAGTTATTAAAAGAAAAAGGTTTAAAATAA
- a CDS encoding LCP family protein: MGTSRMALKRKNKKKKALRWIIGSSIVLLLVTISYGAFAFFKVKSALDHSTVNLKRENNRSELRKEDVTFSKDPVSILLLGIEDYSSKKKDGRADTQIVLTLDPNTKEMNMVTIPRDTRVKIENAGEYTGIHKINSAYTYGDITGYGAAKLQVETTEKLLNIPIDHFIAVNFEAFRDTVDALGGVTIDIKEGFWEKNIYDNKKIIFKKGKAKLSGEEALAFVRMRKRSVDVTYSRDERQRQFLKATIDQAMTAGTIFKVGQLSDILGKNIETDLSMDDLYTLQKQYSNLKSLSINSIEMKGVDQRVDNIDYYIPEEKNLYEVSKTLRNVLKLDKSKFVTNADIVQ; this comes from the coding sequence ATGGGAACAAGTAGAATGGCTTTAAAACGGAAAAATAAAAAAAAGAAAGCTTTAAGGTGGATAATTGGATCTAGTATAGTATTACTTCTAGTAACTATTAGTTATGGGGCTTTTGCTTTTTTTAAAGTGAAAAGTGCTTTAGATCATTCAACAGTTAACTTAAAACGAGAAAATAATCGGTCTGAATTAAGGAAAGAGGATGTTACTTTTAGTAAAGATCCGGTTTCCATATTGCTATTAGGAATTGAAGATTATTCTAGTAAGAAAAAAGATGGCAGAGCAGATACGCAAATCGTGCTGACATTAGATCCAAATACAAAGGAAATGAATATGGTTACTATTCCTAGAGATACTAGAGTAAAAATTGAAAATGCAGGAGAATATACAGGAATACATAAAATAAACTCTGCGTACACCTATGGAGATATAACGGGATATGGAGCAGCTAAACTTCAAGTAGAAACTACCGAAAAATTATTAAATATTCCAATTGATCATTTTATAGCTGTTAATTTTGAAGCTTTTCGCGATACGGTAGATGCACTTGGTGGCGTAACCATTGATATTAAAGAAGGCTTCTGGGAAAAAAATATCTATGATAATAAGAAGATTATTTTCAAAAAAGGAAAAGCAAAATTATCAGGAGAAGAAGCACTTGCTTTTGTAAGGATGAGAAAAAGAAGTGTTGACGTTACCTATTCGCGTGATGAACGACAAAGACAATTTTTAAAAGCAACAATTGATCAAGCAATGACTGCTGGAACAATTTTCAAAGTGGGACAACTGTCAGATATACTAGGAAAAAATATTGAAACAGACTTATCGATGGATGATTTATATACACTGCAAAAGCAATATTCAAACTTAAAAAGTCTTTCAATCAATTCAATTGAGATGAAAGGTGTAGATCAAAGAGTGGATAATATTGACTATTATATTCCAGAGGAAAAAAATTTATATGAAGTAAGCAAAACTTTACGAAATGTGCTCAAGTTAGATAAAAGCAAGTTTGTAACAAATGCTGATATTGTTCAATAA
- a CDS encoding PRK06851 family protein has translation MTGKEWHYFAGGNTAKGFYSQFDSNFAVLEKVFILKGGPGNGKSTMIKNIARTFQEKGYDVEYIHCSSDSDSIDGIIFPALSIGIVDGTAPHIIEPKVPGAIEEYVNLGCAWDSQQLSAKKDVLIHYINEKEKAYELAYQAFAEALAIHDEWESIYISNMDYEKLNSLTEELNTFFFREIILNKESNIRHRFLGAATPKGAVDFIPNLTVDIRKRYFLKGRPGSGKSTLLKKIANAAESKGFDVEIYHCGFDPNSLDMLIFRELGIAIFDSTAPHEYFPDCEGDEIIDLYKIAIYPETDEMHEKEISTISARYREKMNEGTAYLAEAKKSHDQLEAIYKKAVDFKKVDEIQYKIEEKIKDLINSK, from the coding sequence GTGACAGGAAAAGAATGGCATTATTTTGCTGGAGGTAATACAGCAAAAGGTTTTTATAGTCAATTTGATTCTAACTTTGCTGTGTTAGAAAAGGTGTTCATATTAAAAGGTGGACCTGGAAATGGAAAGTCTACTATGATAAAAAATATCGCCCGTACGTTTCAAGAAAAAGGATATGATGTAGAATATATTCATTGTTCTTCGGATTCTGATTCAATAGATGGCATTATTTTTCCTGCTTTAAGTATTGGAATTGTAGATGGAACAGCACCACATATTATTGAACCAAAAGTACCTGGTGCAATAGAGGAATATGTGAATTTAGGCTGTGCGTGGGATTCACAGCAACTTAGTGCAAAAAAGGATGTACTGATCCATTATATAAATGAAAAAGAAAAGGCATATGAATTAGCATATCAAGCATTTGCAGAGGCATTAGCGATTCACGATGAATGGGAGTCTATTTATATATCCAATATGGATTACGAAAAATTAAATAGTTTGACGGAAGAGTTAAATACATTCTTTTTTAGAGAAATTATATTAAATAAGGAATCGAATATTCGCCATCGATTTTTAGGAGCAGCTACGCCAAAAGGGGCAGTTGACTTCATTCCAAATTTAACTGTAGATATTCGAAAAAGATACTTTCTTAAAGGGAGACCTGGATCTGGTAAATCAACCTTATTAAAAAAGATAGCTAATGCAGCAGAGAGCAAAGGGTTCGATGTGGAAATTTATCATTGTGGTTTTGATCCAAACAGTTTAGATATGCTCATTTTCCGAGAACTTGGAATAGCAATTTTTGATAGTACAGCACCACATGAATACTTTCCAGATTGTGAAGGTGATGAAATCATTGATTTATACAAAATTGCAATTTATCCCGAAACAGATGAAATGCATGAGAAAGAAATTAGTACAATTTCAGCTCGATACCGAGAAAAGATGAACGAGGGAACTGCATACTTAGCCGAAGCAAAAAAATCACACGATCAATTAGAGGCAATTTATAAAAAAGCAGTTGATTTCAAAAAGGTTGATGAAATCCAATATAAGATAGAAGAGAAAATCAAAGATTTGATAAATAGTAAATAA
- a CDS encoding WYL domain-containing protein: MNRNQLVTIMYISKTGAVTKRRVKILTISEDTFKAYCFTKQAHRTFKIDQVLAMFPVT; encoded by the coding sequence ATGAACCGAAATCAATTAGTCACAATTATGTATATATCTAAAACTGGTGCAGTTACAAAAAGGCGAGTAAAGATCTTGACTATTTCTGAAGATACATTTAAGGCTTATTGTTTCACAAAACAAGCTCATCGTACGTTTAAAATTGATCAAGTATTAGCAATGTTTCCAGTTACTTAA
- a CDS encoding ZIP family metal transporter codes for MYYVGAVGFLATAIGFGFGGVLAIFFKKLQGKVSTINALCTGLIIGLVCLEIAPESIDLGGKIIFTVGVFVGILSFFKIHEFSHKFTISTENLQKDRLIQTGFLLAISITIHNFPLGIAFGASQNIGISKPILQALILHNIPEGIAMFIPLFLAGLRFKMFLLITSIVSLPVALGSIVGSLIGMKYPILWAFIISFALGIIVIVTIKEIFIEAVKQSSFGHALLFVGLGIFIIWGYMKFI; via the coding sequence ATGTACTATGTAGGAGCTGTTGGTTTTTTGGCTACAGCAATAGGCTTTGGTTTTGGGGGAGTACTAGCTATATTTTTTAAAAAGCTACAGGGAAAAGTTTCAACAATTAATGCTCTATGTACAGGGTTAATTATAGGATTAGTTTGTTTAGAGATTGCACCTGAAAGTATTGATCTGGGAGGAAAAATTATCTTTACAGTTGGAGTCTTTGTAGGAATATTAAGCTTTTTTAAAATACATGAATTCTCACATAAATTTACAATCTCAACAGAAAACCTACAAAAGGATCGATTAATTCAAACCGGATTTCTATTGGCAATTAGTATTACGATACATAATTTTCCACTAGGTATTGCCTTTGGAGCAAGTCAGAATATTGGTATAAGTAAACCTATTCTCCAAGCACTTATTTTGCATAATATTCCTGAAGGTATTGCGATGTTTATACCACTTTTTTTAGCAGGGCTTCGATTTAAAATGTTCTTGTTAATCACAAGTATTGTTTCATTACCAGTAGCTTTAGGATCAATAGTAGGAAGTTTAATAGGAATGAAATATCCTATATTGTGGGCTTTTATTATTAGCTTTGCTTTAGGTATTATTGTAATCGTGACGATTAAAGAAATTTTTATTGAAGCTGTAAAACAATCTTCATTTGGACACGCTTTACTCTTTGTGGGATTAGGCATTTTCATTATATGGGGATATATGAAGTTTATTTAA
- a CDS encoding transglutaminase domain-containing protein: MKRFLAVLLGILICLGAAGYWRYNVYAYDNVPAITTESQLKQEILRNLDQVKLEFTIPTKLPIYKSKEAEKMLKDVINEISSTGNYGFGNLTGYSYYISSNMGFVQIKVEAYYLTTQTQEKEINNKVKEIVKTNHLKQMTDFEKVYFVNKYLAQHIAYSSDATDGGHSAYAALFDHKAVCQGYALAAYRLLTEAGIDTKYITGQVRGQNHAWNKVKVDGKWYNLDITWNDPLPDRGDRYRLNYFLITDQQLAKDHTWNYRFENPATSKKYEFLMNAQAFTIDKNAFYYTLQNDSNFYKWNINNKKKTVLFQNYIPLKSVQAHGKWLTLEDFNGYYAKAKTDGSNYTGFTSASIHNWVNSVEQ; encoded by the coding sequence ATGAAAAGATTTCTTGCAGTTTTACTAGGAATCTTAATCTGTCTAGGGGCAGCTGGATATTGGCGTTATAATGTTTATGCTTATGACAATGTTCCAGCTATAACAACTGAATCACAATTAAAACAAGAAATTTTGAGGAATTTGGATCAAGTAAAATTAGAGTTTACAATACCAACCAAGCTTCCTATATACAAATCAAAAGAAGCAGAAAAAATGCTCAAAGACGTTATTAACGAAATAAGTTCTACTGGGAATTATGGATTCGGTAACCTCACTGGTTATTCATACTACATTTCATCTAATATGGGTTTTGTTCAAATAAAAGTAGAAGCCTATTATTTAACAACACAAACACAAGAAAAAGAGATAAATAACAAGGTTAAAGAAATCGTAAAAACCAATCATTTGAAACAAATGACAGATTTTGAAAAGGTTTATTTTGTAAATAAGTATTTAGCACAGCATATTGCATATAGTTCTGATGCAACAGACGGTGGACATTCTGCATATGCAGCATTGTTTGATCATAAAGCAGTGTGTCAAGGATATGCTTTAGCCGCTTACCGATTATTGACTGAAGCAGGTATTGACACTAAATATATTACGGGGCAAGTTCGCGGACAAAATCATGCGTGGAATAAGGTTAAAGTAGATGGAAAATGGTACAACCTAGATATTACATGGAATGATCCACTACCAGATCGTGGTGATCGTTATCGATTAAATTATTTCCTAATCACAGACCAACAATTAGCCAAAGACCATACATGGAACTATCGTTTTGAAAATCCTGCAACAAGTAAGAAGTATGAATTCTTGATGAATGCACAGGCCTTCACAATAGATAAAAATGCATTTTATTATACTTTACAAAATGATTCAAATTTCTATAAATGGAATATAAATAATAAGAAGAAAACCGTATTATTCCAAAACTATATTCCATTAAAAAGTGTTCAAGCACATGGTAAATGGTTAACTTTAGAGGATTTTAACGGATACTATGCAAAAGCTAAAACAGATGGCTCTAATTATACTGGTTTTACCTCTGCTTCAATTCATAATTGGGTAAATTCTGTTGAACAATGA
- a CDS encoding cation:proton antiporter yields MFILQIVIILFATKIAGHISVRLGQPSVLGKIIVGIILGPAILGWVQDTEVLKTFSNIGVLLLMFLAGLETNLEDLNRNKKAALLVAVGGIIAPIIMGYLGAVYFGLSTAEGIFIGLLLSATSVSISVQTLRELGWLNSKEGATLLGAAVLDDIIVVVLLAVAMSFFGNSDVSISLLIVKKILFFVIIILASKWLVPIFLKIFSKFKVTETLLSGALIICFGFAYFAEYFGIAGIIGSFVAGIAISQTNFKKNIESKIEPIAYGIFVPIFFVSIGLSVSFKGIGDQLGMIIVFSFIAILSKFIGSGFGARISGFHTKSSMGIGAGMISRGEVALIIAAMGLDNKLLPAEYYTPMIIVVVITTIVTPPLLKMIFGKASTDQ; encoded by the coding sequence TTGTTTATTCTTCAAATTGTCATCATTTTATTTGCAACAAAAATTGCAGGTCACATCAGTGTGAGGCTTGGTCAACCATCTGTTCTAGGGAAAATAATTGTTGGTATTATTTTAGGACCAGCCATACTAGGTTGGGTACAAGATACGGAAGTACTTAAGACTTTCAGTAATATTGGTGTGCTACTACTAATGTTTTTAGCTGGACTTGAAACGAATCTGGAAGATTTAAATCGAAATAAAAAAGCTGCGCTACTAGTTGCAGTCGGTGGGATTATTGCACCAATTATAATGGGATACTTAGGAGCTGTATATTTTGGATTATCTACAGCTGAAGGGATTTTCATTGGATTATTATTATCTGCAACATCTGTCAGCATTTCAGTTCAAACATTGCGAGAATTAGGATGGTTGAATAGTAAAGAAGGTGCAACTTTACTTGGTGCAGCTGTATTAGATGATATTATCGTAGTTGTTTTATTAGCAGTTGCGATGAGCTTCTTTGGTAATTCAGACGTGAGTATATCATTGTTAATTGTGAAGAAAATTCTTTTCTTCGTTATTATTATTTTAGCTTCTAAATGGTTAGTTCCAATATTCTTAAAAATTTTCTCCAAATTTAAAGTAACAGAAACTTTGTTAAGTGGAGCTTTAATCATTTGTTTTGGGTTTGCTTATTTTGCTGAGTATTTTGGAATCGCAGGAATTATTGGTTCGTTTGTTGCTGGTATTGCTATTTCTCAAACAAATTTCAAAAAGAATATTGAAAGTAAGATCGAACCAATTGCTTATGGCATTTTTGTCCCTATATTCTTTGTTAGTATTGGACTATCCGTGTCATTTAAGGGAATCGGGGATCAATTAGGAATGATTATTGTCTTTTCATTCATTGCAATCCTTTCGAAATTCATTGGATCAGGGTTCGGGGCTCGGATATCAGGCTTTCACACAAAGTCATCAATGGGGATTGGAGCAGGCATGATTTCTCGTGGGGAAGTAGCGCTAATCATTGCAGCTATGGGGCTAGATAATAAATTATTGCCAGCTGAATATTACACACCAATGATTATAGTTGTTGTTATAACAACAATTGTGACACCACCACTATTGAAGATGATTTTTGGAAAAGCTTCAACTGATCAATAA
- the abc-f gene encoding ribosomal protection-like ABC-F family protein: MQELVKLYNVSFEFQDQLLFENMNASVQVGEIIGIIGKNGAGKSTLLQLLQGNLKPTKGQLQHMQKQMTTYYVEQEVENYKSEEINQLEATLLSKWNVPSSPFTVLSGGEKLKARLAEGFSKNVNLLLLDEPTNHLDRKSTELLVEQIKNFKGTIIVVSHDRYFLDIIATKIWSIEEKQLFEHTGNYTSYMKEREQRRQLQQTEYEKQQRMVKRVESQIKELSSWSQKAHAQSTKKEGFKEYYRVKAKRTDSQIKSKQKRLEKELVKTTVEKVSPDYTVDFSIDMQKKLGKRFLEVKNLAKSYGNRILFQNTNFTIQHGEKIAIIGPNGSGKTTFLKILMGLEAVEGDVWISPSVNIGYLTQDVFDLPLTQTPEELFYQETFDARGKIQNLMKHLGFTSDQWKEPISNMSMGERVKCKLMTYILEEKDVLILDEPTNHLDLPSREQLEETLAQYNGTLLVVSHDLYFLDKITNSKLIFTNHTIQKQLGSTHEKRKNSSELKLKLENERQEVLGKLSFLSPNHKEYNLLDQRFKELSEQINELL; encoded by the coding sequence ATGCAAGAACTAGTAAAACTTTATAATGTTAGCTTTGAATTTCAAGATCAACTATTGTTTGAGAACATGAATGCTTCCGTTCAAGTAGGAGAAATTATTGGGATTATCGGAAAAAACGGAGCTGGGAAATCTACTCTATTGCAACTGTTACAAGGGAATCTAAAGCCCACAAAAGGACAATTGCAGCACATGCAAAAGCAGATGACAACTTATTATGTAGAACAAGAAGTTGAAAATTATAAATCCGAAGAAATCAATCAGTTAGAGGCAACACTTTTATCAAAATGGAATGTTCCATCTTCGCCCTTTACAGTTTTAAGTGGTGGAGAAAAATTAAAAGCAAGACTAGCCGAGGGATTTTCCAAAAATGTAAATCTATTATTACTCGATGAACCAACCAATCATCTAGATCGAAAAAGTACTGAATTATTGGTTGAACAAATAAAAAATTTTAAAGGTACAATTATTGTTGTTTCCCACGACCGTTATTTTTTAGATATAATTGCTACTAAAATTTGGTCTATTGAGGAGAAACAACTATTCGAACATACTGGAAATTACACTAGCTACATGAAAGAACGAGAACAAAGAAGACAATTACAACAAACCGAATACGAAAAACAACAACGAATGGTGAAACGAGTTGAATCTCAAATTAAAGAATTATCTTCTTGGTCTCAAAAAGCACATGCACAGTCAACTAAAAAAGAAGGATTTAAGGAATACTACCGTGTAAAAGCCAAACGAACAGATTCACAAATTAAATCAAAACAAAAACGCCTTGAAAAAGAACTTGTTAAAACCACAGTAGAAAAAGTATCCCCTGATTATACAGTTGATTTTTCAATTGATATGCAGAAAAAACTTGGAAAACGATTTTTAGAAGTAAAAAATCTAGCAAAGTCATATGGAAATCGAATATTATTCCAAAATACTAACTTTACGATTCAACATGGTGAAAAAATCGCTATTATTGGACCTAATGGCAGCGGGAAAACAACATTCTTGAAAATTTTAATGGGACTTGAGGCTGTTGAGGGGGATGTATGGATTTCTCCTAGTGTAAATATCGGCTATTTAACGCAAGATGTGTTCGATTTGCCACTCACTCAAACACCAGAGGAGTTATTTTATCAAGAAACCTTCGATGCGCGAGGAAAAATTCAAAACTTGATGAAACATCTAGGGTTTACCTCAGATCAGTGGAAAGAACCCATTTCTAATATGAGTATGGGTGAACGCGTAAAGTGCAAGTTAATGACTTATATATTAGAAGAAAAAGATGTCCTAATCTTAGATGAACCAACCAATCACTTAGATTTGCCTTCCAGAGAACAGTTGGAAGAAACCTTAGCTCAATATAACGGTACACTGCTAGTCGTTTCACATGATCTTTATTTCTTAGATAAAATTACAAATAGTAAACTGATCTTTACAAACCATACGATTCAAAAACAATTAGGCTCAACTCATGAAAAAAGAAAAAACTCATCTGAATTAAAATTAAAACTTGAAAATGAAAGACAAGAAGTTTTAGGAAAGCTTAGTTTTTTATCCCCAAATCATAAAGAATACAATTTGCTTGATCAGAGATTTAAGGAATTATCAGAACAAATAAATGAACTTCTTTAA
- a CDS encoding VOC family protein, whose amino-acid sequence MTFIFKSIDHIQLAAPKGSEEIARHFFRDILNFKEIDKPEALKKNGGVWFAFGNIQVHIGIEEPFSPSKKAHPAFEIENIEEIKIHLSNHHMKYIEDQLLPGANRIYIHDPFGNRIELIEWIDK is encoded by the coding sequence ATGACGTTTATTTTCAAATCGATTGACCATATTCAATTAGCAGCTCCAAAAGGTAGTGAAGAGATTGCTCGTCATTTTTTTAGAGATATCTTAAATTTTAAAGAAATTGATAAACCGGAAGCATTAAAGAAAAATGGTGGGGTTTGGTTTGCATTTGGAAATATTCAAGTGCATATTGGAATTGAAGAACCCTTTTCTCCTTCAAAAAAAGCACATCCAGCTTTTGAAATAGAGAATATCGAAGAGATAAAAATTCACCTTTCCAATCATCATATGAAGTATATAGAAGATCAATTACTTCCAGGAGCCAATCGAATCTACATTCACGATCCATTTGGCAATCGTATTGAATTGATAGAGTGGATTGATAAATAA
- the spoIIP gene encoding stage II sporulation protein P produces MQNDKELFDLIKRTYPLTPNKNFVQSTEEKLRKAARKLKRKKVYKKISIVSSGLLLCAVVMMSIVTITGNSFLDQAEHSTINTNSSSVANKSQPLVLIHHTHNYESFKSITNKENVYDDKQNITLVGKRLSEKLEEKNIPNIQDTSNIFRILKKKGLPFPSSYEVSRGIVDDILKKNSKIEMIFDIHRDSAERKITTVKIKGKNYAKVNFVVSHSSDHYKENEKFAKKLHRIMETNFPGLSRGVVVKDMGTRQSTYNLDLKDQSVLVDIGGAENTLEEEYRTTDLLADVIEKLIKSK; encoded by the coding sequence ATGCAAAATGATAAGGAATTATTTGACCTTATAAAGAGAACGTATCCTCTAACACCAAACAAAAATTTTGTTCAATCTACAGAAGAGAAGCTTAGAAAAGCAGCCAGAAAATTGAAAAGAAAAAAAGTTTATAAAAAGATATCCATTGTATCGAGCGGATTACTTTTATGTGCGGTTGTTATGATGTCGATCGTTACAATTACAGGTAATTCATTCTTAGATCAAGCAGAACATTCTACAATAAATACTAACTCATCGTCAGTAGCTAACAAAAGCCAACCCCTAGTATTAATTCATCATACACATAATTATGAATCATTTAAATCGATTACCAACAAGGAGAATGTATATGATGACAAGCAGAATATCACTTTAGTGGGAAAAAGGTTAAGCGAAAAATTAGAAGAAAAAAACATCCCTAACATTCAAGATACGAGTAATATTTTTAGAATTCTAAAGAAAAAAGGCTTACCATTTCCTAGCTCTTATGAAGTTTCTAGAGGAATAGTAGATGATATTCTTAAAAAAAATTCAAAGATTGAAATGATATTCGATATTCACAGAGATTCAGCCGAACGTAAAATAACAACTGTAAAGATTAAAGGAAAAAATTATGCAAAAGTAAACTTTGTCGTCTCTCATTCAAGTGATCACTATAAAGAAAATGAGAAATTTGCGAAAAAGCTTCATCGCATTATGGAAACAAATTTTCCGGGATTATCACGAGGAGTAGTGGTAAAAGACATGGGAACACGGCAAAGTACGTATAATCTAGATTTAAAGGATCAATCAGTTCTTGTAGATATCGGTGGAGCTGAAAATACATTGGAAGAAGAATATAGAACAACAGATCTATTAGCCGATGTGATTGAAAAGTTAATAAAAAGTAAATAA
- a CDS encoding GDSL-type esterase/lipase family protein, with translation MKKSLRISFVVNIVLLTSLITVLIQTNSFAHMKKQIDKKTTTSESIVLRPAHYEQRQTLFERLAVTKESTVMLGDSMILYNEWSEEFPVGPILNRGIGGDTTVGLLKRLDTITSGQPKSIVLMIGVNDIAIGFTEKQTLNNYDKILTDIEQKSPNTQIIITSVLPVNNNLYGYRVHNSQVIKLNEGLQQLASKHQIPMVNIHDEFLKGNQLDPKYTRDGLHLNGAGYAIWVSALKPYIDK, from the coding sequence ATGAAAAAAAGTTTAAGAATCTCATTTGTCGTGAATATTGTCCTTTTAACTTCTTTGATTACAGTACTTATTCAAACAAATAGTTTTGCTCATATGAAAAAGCAAATAGACAAAAAAACGACAACATCAGAATCCATTGTATTACGACCTGCACACTATGAACAACGACAAACATTGTTTGAGCGCCTTGCAGTTACCAAAGAATCAACAGTCATGTTAGGCGATAGTATGATTTTATACAATGAATGGTCAGAAGAGTTTCCAGTAGGACCAATTTTAAACCGTGGTATTGGAGGGGACACAACAGTTGGTCTTCTAAAAAGATTAGATACAATCACAAGTGGTCAACCGAAAAGTATTGTTTTAATGATTGGTGTGAATGATATTGCAATAGGTTTTACTGAAAAACAAACATTAAATAATTACGATAAAATATTAACCGATATTGAACAAAAAAGTCCCAATACACAAATTATCATTACTTCAGTTTTACCAGTGAATAACAATCTATATGGATACAGAGTTCACAATTCTCAAGTAATAAAATTAAACGAAGGTCTCCAACAACTAGCAAGTAAACACCAAATTCCTATGGTGAATATTCATGATGAATTTCTAAAAGGGAATCAATTGGATCCAAAATATACAAGAGATGGTTTGCACTTAAATGGAGCTGGTTACGCTATTTGGGTCAGTGCTTTAAAACCTTATATCGACAAATAA
- a CDS encoding RNA polymerase sigma factor → MEHLDDRISEIYRQYYLDVYRFLICFSGNQSEAEDMTQEVFIRVLNNYSNLHKVNHLKTWIFSIAKHVSIDHYRKKRLVGLFTAGFFTQFFSADKEPSEVMEQYETRKLVHAAISKLKPHYRAVVILRGINEFSIKETAEILQCNESKVKVSYHRALKDLKKKLNFEMEEVIQNAK, encoded by the coding sequence ATGGAGCATTTAGATGATCGGATTAGTGAAATATATCGTCAATATTATTTAGATGTCTATCGATTTCTGATTTGTTTTTCAGGTAATCAAAGTGAAGCAGAGGATATGACGCAAGAGGTTTTTATACGTGTATTAAATAATTATTCCAATCTACACAAAGTAAATCATTTAAAGACATGGATTTTCTCTATAGCCAAACATGTATCTATTGATCATTATCGAAAAAAGCGATTAGTAGGGCTTTTTACAGCAGGATTTTTTACACAATTCTTCTCAGCGGATAAAGAACCTAGCGAAGTAATGGAACAATATGAAACAAGAAAGTTAGTTCATGCAGCAATATCAAAACTGAAACCACATTATCGGGCAGTTGTTATTCTAAGAGGAATAAATGAATTTTCCATAAAGGAAACAGCTGAAATTCTTCAATGCAATGAGTCAAAAGTAAAGGTTAGTTATCACCGAGCTCTAAAAGACCTTAAAAAGAAGTTGAATTTTGAAATGGAGGAGGTAATACAAAATGCAAAATGA